One region of Daphnia pulicaria isolate SC F1-1A chromosome 7, SC_F0-13Bv2, whole genome shotgun sequence genomic DNA includes:
- the LOC124349585 gene encoding rhodopsin-like: MNPNGSDNGSQIAMDHHVVADETDWQNSVNGNVIGIEPNESTLLVSTGDVDGDDPFWSKEQLILIENFPSNAFVVMGLIVSIIGIFGLVANGMVLFIFSRFKRLRSPPANTFIINLAFSDMSASILHSMAAYSNFNGRWAFGRLGCELYAMGVGFFGFVSILTFSAIACERCLVIAGPATRSAVGLADGHWKVSRTQAQKVCALIWLHCAILVSMPFFGWSSYVPEGMMTSCSWDYTTKTAANRAYYILLLTTGFLLPLMLICASYGRIMASVVWHARQMVCINSQNSAFRKLRRQTEIRTAQIVVTLILVYLTAWTPYAIVTLIGQFGSEDSHLSPMATAIPAYFAKTAVVLDPLVYGFSHPHFRNSLRHFMANLADVAHNNKKAKSSSVRYNRDGVPNHYQGDGNSKSWPTGRRANRNSFGSSYHSRGMTVYPTTSACCRTLQGVPGDKPNNQRRMLRTFRDLSVESANVKTVHYANRSPPNVGDLEMSTNNCVALIPSISGADTQYKANKTSPADDAKHRKVVNNRQVNAAVNNFKYKVRNAEFHSECAGLSTLSQIVIDAQPSNI, translated from the exons ATGAACCCCAACGGGAGCGACAATGGCAGTCAAATCGCGATGGATCATCATGTCGTGGCGGATGAAACCGACTGGCAAAATTCGGTGAATGGTAACGTGATCGGCATCGAACCGAATGAGTCCACTTTGCTGGTATCGACTGGTGATGTAGACGGTGACGATCCGTTTTGGAGCAAAGAACAGCtgattttgattgaaaatttcccCTCAAACGCATTCGTCGTCATGGGATTGATTGTCTCAATCATCGGAATTTTCGGGCTTGTTGCCAATGGAATGGTTCTCTTCATCTTCTCCAG attCAAACGACTCCGATCGCCACCGGCCAATACGTTCATCATCAATTTGGCGTTCAGCGACATGTCGGCGTCGATCCTTCATTCCATGGCCGCCTATTCCAATTTCAACGGCCGCTGGGCGTTCGGACGGCTGGGCTGCGAACTCTACGCCATGGGTGTCGGATTTTTCGGGTTCGTTTCGATCCTGACGTTCAGCGCCATCGCCTGCGAACGATGTCTGGTCATCGCCGGTCCAGCAACTAGATCAGCCGTCGGCCTGGCCGATGGACATTGGAAAGTCAGCCGAACTCAGGCTCAAAAAGTGTGCGCCTTAATTTGGCTGCACTGCGCCATTCTTGTGTCGATGCCTTTTTTCGGTTGGTCGTCCTACGTGCCGGAAGGAATGATGACCAGCTGCTCGTGGGATTACACGACTAAGACGGCGGCCAACCGGGCCTATTACATCCTACTCCTCACCACCGGTTTCCTGCTACCTCTGATGCTCATTTGCGCCAGTTACGGGCGAATTATGGCCTCGGTCGTGTGGCACGCCCGTCAAATGGTCTGCATCAATTCCCAGAATAGCGCCTTCCGTAAACTGCGACGGCAGACGGAAATCAGGACGGCCCAAATCGTCGTCACGCTCATCCTTGTTTACCTGACGGCCTGGACGCCCTACGCCATCGTGACGCTTATTGGACAATTCGGCTCGGAGGATTCCCACTTGTCCCCCATGGCCACCGCCATTCCGGCCTATTTCGCCAAAACGGCCGTGGTTCTGGATCCGCTGGTCTACGGATTCTCTCATCCGCACTTCCGCAATTCGCTGAGACATTTCATGGCCAATTTGGCCGACGTGgctcacaacaacaaaaaggccAAGAGTTCCAGCGTCCGTTACAATCGCGACGGAGTGCCAAACCACTACCAAGGAGACGGCAACAGTAAGAGTTGGCCGACTGGCCGTCGAGCCAACCGGAATTCTTTCGGCAGCAGTTACCACTCCCGCGGAATGACCGTCTACCCAACGACCAGCGCCTGTTGCCGGACATTACAAGGAGTGCCCGGCGATAAACCCAACAATCAACGGCGGATGTTGAGGACGTTTCGCGATTTATCGGTCGAATCGGCCAATGTCAAGACGGTCCACTACGCCAACAGATCGCCACCGAACGTTGGCGATTTAGAAATGAGCACCAATAATTGCGTGGCCCTCATTCCCAGCATTTCCGGCGCCGACACTCAATACAAGGCCAACAAGACGAGCCCAGCAGATGACGCAAAGCATCGTAAAGTCGTTAATAACCGCCAAGTCAACGCCGCCGTTAATAATTTCAAGTACAAAGTGCGCAACGCCGAGTTCCACAGCGAATGTGCTGGACTTTCGACATTGTCACAGATTGTGATCGATGCCCAGCCAAGCAATATttag
- the LOC124349622 gene encoding rhodopsin-like: protein MNFSSDRRVGEAEKLMMEAAVDWLVQVLDRNASGIHPNESTLLEEGDDDDPFWSQEQLILIENFPANAFVVMGLIVSIIGIFGLVANGMVLFIFSRFKRLRSPPANTFIINLAFSDMFSSILHSMAAYSNFNGRWAFGRLGCKLYAMGITCFGLVSILTFSAIACERCLVIGVASSRVKVSRSQAKKACCFIWLHCAVLVSMPLFGWSSYVPEGLLTTCSWDYKTRTVSNRAYYVLLLSAGFFLPVLLIFVSYGRIMSSVMSQARQMVCINSQNSVLRKLRRQTEIRTAQIVVTLILVYLTAWTPYAIVTLIGQFGSKDYQLSPMATAVPAYFAKTAVVLDPLVYGFSHPHFRTSLKNYLSNVCGSRNLKIGSDIRPHNHSGGMSKCSSKSWPGGMPGNSSYQSRGMTVYPTSACCALRICEPHNCTRINSSVSVVATGADNSQRRMLRTFRELSLHDVQHETSFNNKTSNCRRPSAATTMGRHPSIRRNSQQTHQADHHLFRQFKYKVRNAEFHSECCGPSTLVVVGAH from the exons ATGAATTTCAGTAGCGATCGAAGAGTTGGTGAAGCGGAAAAACTGATGATGGAAGCAGCAGTTGATTGGCTGGTGCAAGTTCTCGATCGAAACGCGAGCGGAATCCATCCTAATGAATCCACTTTGCTGGAGGAGGGCGATGATGACGATCCATTTTGGAGCCAAGAACAGCTGATTCTCATTGAAAATTTCCCCGCAAACGCATTCGTCGTCATGGGATTGATTGTCTCAATCATCGGCATCTTCGGGCTTGTTGCCAATGGAATGGTTCTCTTCATCTTCTCCAG attCAAACGACTCCGATCGCCACCGGCCAATACGTTCATCATCAATTTGGCGTTCAGCGACATGTTCTCGTCGATCCTTCACTCTATGGCCGCCTATTCCAATTTCAACGGTCGCTGGGCCTTTGGCCGTCTGGGCTGCAAACTCTACGCCATGGGCATCACTTGCTTCGGTCTGGTCTCCATTTTAACGTTCAGCGCCATCGCCTGCGAACGATGTCTAGTCATCGGTGTGGCCAGCAGTCGCGTTAAGGTGAGCCGATCGCAGGCCAAAAAGGCCTGCTGTTTCATTTGGCTACACTGCGCCGTTCTTGTGTCGATGCCTTTGTTCGGCTGGTCGTCCTACGTGCCGGAAGGGCTTTTGACGACCTGCTCCTGGGATTACAAGACACGGACAGTGTCCAATCGGGCGTATTACGTCCTTCTCCTTTCCGCCGGATTCTTCCTTCCCGTCTTACTCATCTTTGTCAGTTACGGTCGAATCATGTCGTCGGTCATGTCGCAGGCCCGCCAGATGGTCTGCATCAATTCGCAGAACAGCGTCTTGCGCAAATTGCGACGGCAGACGGAAATCAGGACGGCCCAAATTGTTGTCACGCTCATCCTCGTTTACCTGACGGCCTGGACGCCCTACGCCATCGTGACGCTCATCGGACAATTCGGCTCCAAAGATTACCAGCTGTCTCCCATGGCCACCGCCGTTCCGGCCTATTTCGCCAAAACGGCCGTTGTTCTGGATCCGCTGGTCTACGGATTCTCTCATCCGCACTTCCGGACATCTCTCAAGAATTACCTGTCCAATGTGTGCGGTTCCCGGAATCTGAAAATCGGCTCCGACATCCGGCCGCACAACCACAGTGGCGGAATGTCCAAGTGCAGTAGCAAAAGTTGGCCGGGCGGAATGCCCGGCAACAGCAGCTACCAGTCGCGCGGAATGACGGTTTATCCTACCAGCGCTTGTTGCGCTCTGCGTATCTGCGAGCCGCACAATTGCACGCGGATCAACTCGTCAGTTTCGGTTGTTGCTACTGGCGCCGATAATAGCCAGCGCCGGATGTTGCGCACTTTCCGCGAACTATCCCTACACGACGTCCAGCACGAAACGAgctttaataataaaacatccAACTGTCGAAGACCTAGCGCTGCTACCACAATGGGCcggcatccatccatccggcgGAATAGTCAGCAGACTCATCAagcggatcatcatttattcCGTCAGTTCAAGTACAAAGTTCGCAATGCCGAATTCCACAGCGAATGTTGTGGACCATCGACTTTGGTAGTCGTCGGAGctcattga